Genomic window (Psilocybe cubensis strain MGC-MH-2018 chromosome 1, whole genome shotgun sequence):
TACCAATCACAACGTCTTCTCTTACCATAATATGACAAGGCGAAATAGTACCCTGACTCAAAACTGTGAAGAACTCACAACCCTCCAAGCTTTGCCTTCATTCCCAGTATATCACTCGATTTCAATGATACAGAACTTGTTACTGCAACTCATGACTGAGTATCTTTATACAGTTTAATATGCTAGTAGCGTCTTATTAAAAATGGAACCTTCCATGAGTCATCCGACACGAACAGAACCGCAAACaatgaaatccttcaggtgGCGCTGAGCCCTTGTTTTCGATTCTATTCGGTACGGTTGTGTTAACCGCCTGAGTATTTGTTCCAATACGGAATGTAAAATACTACTACTACGTGTTCAGAATAGTTTTGGTATCTGGGGCCCGTTAAATCTGGGGTTCTCGCCGCAGAGATCCCGTAATGTACTCTGCAGTCCAAAAGCAAATTAAAGCTTGAAGAGTAATTACTTGTTATCACATGAAGATATCGAATAATAATCAGCTTGAAGAAATTGCAATATTATAAAAAAACATCTCCTACCGAACGGAATGCATCCTTTGATTGACAGATTTAGCTCTAGTAGCGGGTATATTAGACCCTCATTGCATCACTGAGTCATGAGCGACGACAGAATCTTTGTTTTATTGGTTATACACAATTTTGTAAATTTGTCACGACCACTACTACACAAGGATTAActttgatttgttttttcatttcttccGTCTTAGATTTGAGGGCTTTATTGAGTTACGACGTCCGCAATTGCAATGTTTAAGCTGACTTTATCGTTAACATTGAAGTTGCTGCGGAATTGAATGTTAGTCTCGGGTCGGAAAATGAGGCAATGAGTCGATCCTCCGAAATGGAACATCCCGAGCTGGTCACCCTTCTTCACAGTGTCGCCAGGTTGTACAGTTACTTCACAAGTGGAGACTTCTGCCATACCAACTGCTACAAAGCACATCAGTCCTATATTCGGGTTTGCGGCTTCGATAAAGATAAGAGCTCGAGCAGCGATGGCGGTGATGAAAGATTGGGAAAGGTTTGGACCGGCGGGGTCTGGGCCATCATCGCCGTAAAATCCGGTGGCTGGTGACTCGGCGTAGTAAGTACCTTGTATGTTGACCGTCTTCACAATTTTGCCATTGACAGGGCTAGCCCATCGATGATAATTGGTAGCGCTTAAGAAGGCCTGCCAAATCGACCCGCCGACAAACTGCTCTGCGTACTCGTCGTTGTTGAGCATGTGATAAAGCGAGTATGGTTCGTCTTTGAGCCAGAATTGGTCGTACTGTTGGATATCCTTCGCGGTCTTGTATAACGTGGACTCGCATGCGCTGTTAACAATAGAATCATCGTCGGGAGCTTCGACGGGACGTATGCCAGGCCTGAACAAGCGGGTGAAGAAGTCGTCCCATGACTGGAATCCCCAGTGAGGTAAAGACGGATCGCAAATGTAAGTGTTCGCAAAGTCTGGCATCTGTTGCAATGCATCCGTGCTGAACCACCCTCCTGTATCGCTATTCAACACCCCTGCTGAGTCGGTGGTACCGAGATATGTCGCCCATACGTCGAACATTTTGTGAAACATTTCATTGACTTTGGGATTGGTGAATGCTCTGAAGCCGGCTGGGGTTCCCATAGGCCAATCCAGGATAGCGTTGATCGGGAATCCGACCAGATCGTTGTCCTCATATTGAGGAGCTTCTCCAATAATCAAGTCGAAAAGATCCAGCATCGTTATGTAGTCCCGGATCTGTGATACGCGTTTATAATATGTTACTAATTGCGCGTAATTGTCACTGAACGACATACCTGAGGCTGGCCAGTTGGATCATTGTTGTATGGAGGTTTAGTAGGAACCTGGTCAAACATTTGGTGGAATGCCATGTATATATCTCCGTCGCTCTCTATGACTTGCTGAAAATCTTTAATGACTTGGGCCCATTCATTAGGCAGTCGATTACGTTGCTTAACCGCCTGCAGTTTCTTGTCCAGCCATGCTTCGAGGACGCGCTGGTTAGTGGGGAGCCAACCACCAACGCGGTGGCGAACAGGTGTAGTACGATCGTAGCGTTGAGAGGGCATTTTCTGTGGAACTGTGGATGCTGGATTATGGTTTTCTCTTGAACGCAAAGAGCTGCTATTTAAGCGCTAAATTTTATGTAGATTCTATTTTTTCTCGGAGTGGGTTAAGCTTCTTTTGATCTCCTCTGTCAGGTCTCCAAACACGGGATTCCTCAATCGAGAAGGTTTTGTCATGGGTGACCTCAGTATTCACTAAATATAAGATTATCTCAATTCTACGGTCATATGTCCTTTCAATCAATCATCCGCGCCGTATTAGAAAGCTGGATAGTTGCTAAAGAAAGGGCGAGTAACTTTATGATGGAAAACCTGTTGGTTCTTGACGCTCCTCGTCTCCCAGGTGGAAGTTCCACGATGATTTGTTTTGAACAAGATGGCCACAATGTCATTTTGAGGAttacagaaacagaaacaaagTGCATCTATGAATcgtttgttgatttttttgttaGACTGCGTCGGCCTCTTGCGCGTCGGAGCCTCCGTAAAAATCTCCGCTCCTGGACCCGAAATTGGCTCCGCGCTGACACTTTGAACTCAGTTATGCACTGCTTTTTCTCTGCTGTGCAATATTAGGCTATTAACACCCAATCACAGCATCTTCTCATATCATGTTTTGAGAAATGCAAAATTATGCTCTCGCTCAAAACCTGTCTGCAACTCACACTCGGAGCCTTGTAATACTGCCTTCATTCCCAGCTTATCTCGCCCTTTCAATCATGAAAACTTGGGTATTGTAGCCATTTGGTGTAGATTTTACTCCCATGTCTATGTTTACAGCATGTTAGTACCCTCTTATTGAAATAGCGCCTCATATGCAGCTGTAAGGAAGAGAACCTTAGATCGTGGATATCTTGTGGGTGGCATGGAACCCCTGTCTCTGGATTTTATTAGGGACGGAGGCGAAATTGTAACGACGTCAAGAACTGGTTTCTGGGGTAAAAACTTCAGAAATAAGTTCCAGGCCCTATACTCAGCCATTGAATCGTGTGTTATCTCTTGAAAGCTTCTGTAAGAATTTCTAGAATCCATGACAATTTTCTTATGTTCAGAATAGCTGTGATGTCTGGTGAAAGTCATTGTAAACCTTTTTGTGATGGATTACCTCGCCCAGCGAGCTCAAGCTTTGAGGTATAGTACTTATATAGCGGCGTGTTAGGATGCTCAGAGTCCATTTGCAACCGGTGCCATGTATTCTTCATGCCATGTCGTGGGCATGGATTGACCAATATCAATCGAAAAAAACAGACGTAGATTTACAGTGCGGATCTTCATCTGCTTCGGTGCGCATTCCGGTGACAGGGGATGCGATATGTCTAATTTTGCGTCAACACCATTGACTATCTCATCAAAGGCACCTTCCTAAAAAAAGTCAGCAGGTAAGGAGTTAACGGAAACTTTTGTCTATCATTCGGTTCTGAGGTCTACTTTTCTGAAATCACCCACGATAACAGACTAATCCGTAGAGGATTTCCATTTTCATGAGATGTAACTTCTCGCAGGACTGTGTACCCTTGGTTGAGAAGTGACTGGGCAACCCAGGTCGCGACGTAGCTGTTGGAGTCTGTAGCAAGGTCTCCAGCATTTTCATTGAGCAGAGTGGTCAGTCGTATATTGCTTTAATTAGCACGTTAGGGGTAGCGAATATGTCTTGCTCAATATAACGTTCGATGCTCTTATGACAAGTTATTTATTGCTCTTTGATATTGCGTGCGACTGTTCATAAGCTTCTAGTGTCCGCGAAGCTTGACATTCATAGAAGGAAGTGTTGGATGGGGactacagtagaccgcgtGATGAAGCAAATTCAGAAGGATCATCTCAAACTCAGCAGCGATAGTTGTAAAGGTATTATTGTAGACCGGACGCTGATCAACACCGACGATATAAATTTAGACGAGAGTCAAACGGCAGAGTTCTGCATTTTATCAGCTACGACCAAGAATCGAAACTCTGGGTAAGTTGTGCGCATATTTGGAGCGACGATAAATAGCCAAAAAATCATCTGGTGTTATATCTCATCCGTCTTCAATcgaatgacgatgacgaatCCGAATAGTACAACCTGGGATACTTAGGAAAGGCTAAACGGTATTCATACCGCCAAAGAAAGTGA
Coding sequences:
- a CDS encoding L-tryptophan decarboxylase, translated to MPSQRYDRTTPVRHRVGGWLPTNQRVLEAWLDKKLQAVKQRNRLPNEWAQVIKDFQQVIESDGDIYMAFHQMFDQVPTKPPYNNDPTGQPQIRDYITMLDLFDLIIGEAPQYEDNDLVGFPINAILDWPMGTPAGFRAFTNPKVNEMFHKMFDVWATYLGTTDSAGVLNSDTGGWFSTDALQQMPDFANTYICDPSLPHWGFQSWDDFFTRLFRPGIRPVEAPDDDSIVNSACESTLYKTAKDIQQYDQFWLKDEPYSLYHMLNNDEYAEQFVGGSIWQAFLSATNYHRWASPVNGKIVKTVNIQGTYYAESPATGFYGDDGPDPAGPNLSQSFITAIAARALIFIEAANPNIGLMCFVAVGMAEVSTCEVTVQPGDTVKKGDQLGMFHFGGSTHCLIFRPETNIQFRSNFNVNDKVSLNIAIADVVTQ